The following coding sequences lie in one Azospirillum humicireducens genomic window:
- a CDS encoding O-acetylhomoserine aminocarboxypropyltransferase, whose product MTEQKSFGFETRAIHAGAAPDPATGARQTPIYQTTSFVFEDVDDAASLFNLQKVGFIYSRLTNPTVAVLEERLANLEGGAGATATSSGHAAQLLALFPLMAPGDHIVASKKLYGGSLNQLGISFPRAFGWQPSFVDTDTVDNVKAALTEKTKAIFVESLANPGGVVTDIEAIARIADDAGIPLIVDNTLATPYLINPIQWGATLVVHSTTKFLSGNGTSVGGVVVDSGKFDWSKSGKFPALSEPDPGYHGLRFHETFGHLAFTIHGHAVGLRDLGPSQAPMNAFLTLNGIETLPLRMQRHADSALTVARFLESHPAVSWVSYAGLESSKYNALAKKYLPRGAGAVLTFGVKGGFEAGVKVVESVELFSHLANIGDARSLIIHPSSTTHRQLSAEAQASAGAGPEVIRLSIGLETPEDIIADLDQALNKTLG is encoded by the coding sequence ATGACTGAACAGAAGAGCTTTGGCTTCGAAACCCGCGCCATCCATGCCGGCGCCGCTCCCGATCCGGCGACCGGCGCGCGGCAGACGCCGATCTACCAGACCACCAGCTTCGTCTTCGAAGACGTCGACGACGCCGCCTCGCTGTTCAACCTGCAGAAGGTCGGCTTCATCTATTCCCGCCTGACCAACCCGACGGTGGCGGTGCTGGAGGAGCGGCTGGCGAACCTGGAGGGCGGCGCCGGCGCCACCGCCACCTCGTCGGGCCATGCCGCCCAGCTGCTCGCCCTGTTCCCGTTGATGGCGCCGGGCGACCACATCGTCGCCTCGAAGAAGCTCTATGGCGGCTCGCTGAACCAGCTCGGCATCAGCTTCCCGCGCGCCTTCGGCTGGCAGCCGAGCTTCGTCGACACCGATACGGTCGACAACGTCAAGGCGGCGCTGACCGAGAAGACCAAGGCGATCTTCGTCGAGAGCCTCGCCAACCCCGGCGGCGTGGTGACGGACATCGAGGCCATCGCCCGGATTGCCGACGACGCCGGCATCCCGCTGATCGTCGACAACACGCTGGCCACCCCCTACCTGATCAACCCGATCCAGTGGGGCGCCACGCTGGTGGTGCATTCGACCACCAAGTTCCTGTCCGGCAACGGCACCTCGGTCGGCGGCGTGGTGGTGGACAGCGGCAAGTTCGACTGGAGCAAGTCCGGCAAGTTCCCGGCGCTGAGCGAGCCCGATCCCGGCTATCACGGCCTGCGCTTCCACGAGACCTTCGGCCATCTCGCCTTCACCATCCACGGCCATGCCGTGGGCCTGCGCGACCTGGGGCCGAGCCAGGCGCCGATGAACGCCTTCCTGACGCTGAACGGCATCGAGACGCTGCCGCTGCGCATGCAGCGCCACGCCGACAGCGCGCTGACGGTGGCGCGGTTCCTGGAAAGCCATCCGGCGGTCAGCTGGGTCAGCTATGCCGGGCTTGAATCGTCGAAGTACAACGCGCTGGCGAAGAAGTACCTGCCGCGCGGTGCCGGTGCGGTGCTGACCTTCGGCGTCAAGGGCGGCTTCGAAGCCGGCGTGAAGGTGGTGGAGAGCGTGGAGCTGTTCAGCCACCTCGCCAACATCGGCGACGCCCGCTCGCTGATCATCCACCCGTCCTCGACCACCCACCGCCAGCTGTCGGCGGAGGCCCAGGCCTCGGCCGGCGCCGGCCCCGAGGTGATCCGCCTGTCCATCGGGCTGGAGACGCCGGAGGACATCATCGCCGACCTGGATCAGGCGCTGAACAAGACGCTGGGGTAA
- a CDS encoding MFS transporter, whose translation MSHPSASAALPSPTSARLSVGFAWVGHTLMHIVSALFLTIVLALETEWKLSYDELIRLWTLGAFMIGLGAPLAGWLGDRWSSAGMMAVFYLMTGGGAVLAGLSNGPEMLMWSLALLGLGASIYHPVGMAWMMANAENRGKAMGWLGLFGTFGVATAAVVAGSLTDWLNWRMAFIIPGVLCIAMGAVLALLLMTGIVQDRHADLKPQPKPSRGDVVRAFFVLSLTMVCAGLIFNAMQVVLPKLFEARLGGWLGSGTLGVGGLVTAVYLISALPQMIGGVLADRHSLKRVYTLCLLAQIPLMAAVAVLADLPLVAAAALVVIASQTQIPAENMLLARYTPDKHRGLAFGAKYILSFGAGPLAVQLVAWVYERTSEFTMLYLTLSALAALAFAAALLLPDDRRKAEPVAAPLPAAE comes from the coding sequence ATGAGTCATCCATCCGCCAGCGCCGCCTTGCCGTCGCCGACCTCGGCCCGTCTGTCGGTCGGTTTCGCCTGGGTCGGGCACACGCTGATGCACATCGTATCTGCGCTGTTCCTCACCATCGTGCTGGCGCTGGAGACCGAGTGGAAGCTCTCCTATGACGAGCTGATCCGGCTGTGGACGCTGGGCGCCTTCATGATCGGGCTGGGGGCGCCGCTGGCCGGCTGGCTGGGCGACCGCTGGAGTTCGGCTGGCATGATGGCGGTCTTCTACCTGATGACCGGCGGCGGGGCGGTGCTGGCCGGGCTGTCGAACGGGCCGGAGATGCTGATGTGGTCGCTGGCCCTGCTCGGGCTGGGGGCATCGATCTACCACCCCGTCGGCATGGCCTGGATGATGGCGAATGCGGAGAATCGCGGCAAGGCGATGGGCTGGCTCGGCCTGTTCGGCACCTTCGGCGTTGCCACCGCCGCGGTGGTCGCCGGCAGCCTGACGGACTGGCTGAACTGGCGCATGGCCTTCATCATCCCCGGCGTCCTCTGCATCGCGATGGGTGCCGTTCTGGCCCTGCTGCTGATGACCGGCATCGTCCAGGACCGCCATGCCGACCTGAAGCCGCAGCCCAAGCCGTCGCGCGGCGATGTGGTGCGCGCCTTCTTCGTGCTGTCGCTGACCATGGTCTGCGCCGGACTGATCTTCAACGCCATGCAGGTGGTGCTGCCCAAGCTGTTCGAGGCGCGGCTGGGCGGCTGGCTCGGCAGCGGCACGCTGGGGGTCGGCGGGCTGGTGACGGCGGTCTACCTGATCTCGGCCCTGCCGCAGATGATCGGCGGCGTGCTGGCCGACCGCCATTCGCTCAAAAGGGTCTACACGCTCTGTCTGCTGGCTCAGATTCCGCTGATGGCCGCGGTCGCGGTGCTGGCCGACCTGCCGCTGGTGGCGGCGGCGGCGCTGGTCGTCATCGCCTCGCAGACGCAGATCCCGGCGGAGAACATGCTGCTGGCCCGCTACACCCCGGACAAGCATCGCGGGCTGGCCTTCGGCGCCAAATACATCCTGTCCTTCGGCGCGGGCCCGCTGGCGGTGCAACTGGTCGCCTGGGTCTATGAGCGCACCAGCGAATTCACCATGCTCTACCTGACGCTGTCGGCGCTGGCCGCCCTGGCCTTCGCCGCCGCCCTGCTGCTGCCCGACGACCGCCGCAAGGCCGAACCCGTCGCGGCGCCGCTGCCGGCGGCGGAGTGA
- the arfB gene encoding alternative ribosome rescue aminoacyl-tRNA hydrolase ArfB, protein MIRVTPRISLDESELQEEFVRASGPGGQHVNKTESAVQLRFDVRRSPNLPDPVRYRLERLAGSRLTQDGVLILVADRHRSQIRNREDARERLIDLIRDAAAPPPPPRRPTKPTKGSKERRLEGKAKRSEVKKMRGNVND, encoded by the coding sequence ATGATCCGGGTCACCCCCCGCATCAGCCTGGACGAAAGCGAGTTGCAGGAGGAGTTCGTCCGCGCTTCCGGCCCCGGCGGACAACATGTCAACAAGACGGAGTCGGCGGTCCAACTGCGCTTCGACGTGCGCCGCTCGCCCAACCTGCCCGATCCGGTGCGCTACCGGCTGGAGCGGTTGGCCGGGTCGCGCCTGACCCAGGACGGCGTGCTGATCCTGGTCGCCGACCGCCACCGCTCGCAAATCCGCAACCGGGAGGACGCCCGCGAGCGCCTGATCGACCTGATCCGCGACGCCGCCGCCCCGCCGCCGCCGCCCCGCCGTCCGACCAAACCGACCAAGGGCTCCAAGGAGCGGCGGCTGGAAGGGAAGGCCAAGCGGTCGGAGGTGAAGAAGATGCGCGGGAACGTTAACGACTGA
- the rsmA gene encoding 16S rRNA (adenine(1518)-N(6)/adenine(1519)-N(6))-dimethyltransferase RsmA translates to MTDPISAPAAPAAAAFDPHALPPLRDVIARFGLEARKSLGQNFLLDLNLTGRIARSANLPAGTTAIEVGPGPGGLTRALLATDAVKVIAIERDRRFIEALQDVIEASQGRLSIVEADALTVDPEDLAPAPRAIVANLPYNVATPLLLGWLARIEAYVSLTLMFQKEVADRLVAKPGSKAYGRLSVITQWRSDARVLFNLPPRAFTPPPKVESTVVHLTPRANPEPADWRALEQVTAAAFGQRRKMLRQSLKSLGHAEALLEETGLAPTARAEEIDVAGFAALARAFRARHPLEPPSERAE, encoded by the coding sequence ATGACCGACCCGATCTCCGCCCCCGCCGCTCCCGCCGCCGCCGCTTTCGACCCGCACGCCCTGCCGCCGCTGCGCGACGTGATCGCGCGCTTCGGGCTGGAGGCTCGCAAGTCGCTGGGGCAGAATTTCCTGCTCGACCTGAACCTGACGGGACGGATCGCGCGCTCGGCCAATCTGCCGGCCGGCACCACCGCCATCGAGGTCGGACCCGGTCCCGGCGGACTGACCCGCGCGCTTCTGGCGACCGACGCGGTGAAGGTGATCGCCATCGAACGCGACCGCCGCTTCATCGAGGCGCTGCAGGACGTGATCGAGGCGTCCCAGGGCCGCCTGTCGATCGTCGAGGCCGACGCCCTGACGGTGGATCCGGAGGACCTCGCTCCCGCCCCGCGCGCCATCGTCGCCAATCTTCCCTACAACGTCGCGACGCCGCTTCTGCTCGGCTGGCTGGCGCGCATCGAGGCCTATGTCAGCCTGACGCTGATGTTCCAGAAGGAGGTCGCCGACCGGCTGGTGGCGAAGCCGGGCAGCAAGGCCTATGGCCGGCTGTCGGTCATCACCCAATGGCGCTCCGACGCCCGCGTGCTGTTCAACCTGCCGCCGCGCGCCTTCACCCCGCCGCCGAAGGTCGAATCGACGGTCGTCCATCTGACCCCGCGGGCCAACCCGGAGCCGGCCGACTGGCGCGCGCTGGAGCAGGTCACCGCCGCCGCCTTCGGCCAGCGCCGCAAGATGCTGCGTCAGAGCCTGAAGTCGCTGGGCCACGCCGAAGCCCTGCTGGAGGAGACCGGCCTCGCCCCGACCGCGCGGGCCGAGGAGATCGACGTCGCCGGCTTCGCCGCGCTCGCCCGTGCCTTCCGCGCCCGTCATCCTCTGGAGCCTCCGTCGGAGAGGGCTGAATGA
- a CDS encoding AzlD family protein — translation MLESLQLDWNVFAIVLGGALLTWMTRIGGPWLVARVRLGPAANAALEATPGAVLVALVTPAALSRPSDALAAACVCLIARRVPMVVAVAGGVATVVLLRRLL, via the coding sequence ATGCTTGAGTCGTTGCAACTGGATTGGAACGTCTTCGCCATCGTGCTGGGCGGGGCGCTCCTCACCTGGATGACCCGGATCGGCGGGCCGTGGCTGGTGGCGCGGGTACGTCTCGGCCCGGCGGCCAATGCGGCGCTGGAGGCCACGCCGGGCGCGGTGCTGGTGGCGCTGGTGACGCCCGCCGCCCTCTCGCGCCCGTCCGACGCCCTGGCCGCCGCCTGCGTCTGCCTGATCGCCCGGCGGGTGCCGATGGTGGTCGCGGTGGCGGGCGGCGTGGCCACCGTCGTGCTGCTGCGCCGCCTGCTGTAA
- a CDS encoding AzlC family ABC transporter permease yields the protein MSKHTSMDSIAIPASPRQEFAAGVVHCLPIVAGAVPFGFLLGSLAAKAGLSALDMGLMSALVFAGSSQFVAVELLTKTGSGGSAGLAVVGAILLVNLRHLLMGATLEPRFRGIPHARAGLALFFMTDEQWALALRRGPELTLAYWYGVAATLYLAWLASTVAGTLAGALIADPTAWGLDFTFIAVFLCLLAGFWRGVGSLPPWLASAAAALAVHALSPGGTWHIIAGALAGGAVAAAQARWPGRAPDA from the coding sequence ATGAGCAAGCATACGAGCATGGACAGCATCGCCATACCGGCATCCCCGCGGCAGGAGTTCGCGGCAGGTGTCGTCCATTGCCTGCCCATCGTGGCGGGTGCGGTTCCTTTCGGCTTCCTGCTGGGCAGCCTCGCCGCCAAGGCCGGGCTGTCGGCGCTGGACATGGGGCTGATGAGCGCACTGGTCTTCGCCGGCAGTTCCCAGTTCGTCGCCGTCGAACTGCTGACCAAGACTGGCAGCGGGGGCAGCGCCGGCTTGGCAGTGGTCGGTGCCATCCTGCTGGTCAACCTGCGCCACCTGCTGATGGGGGCGACGCTGGAGCCGCGCTTCCGCGGCATCCCGCACGCGCGGGCCGGTCTGGCGCTGTTCTTCATGACCGACGAGCAATGGGCGCTGGCGCTGCGCCGCGGGCCGGAGCTGACGCTGGCCTACTGGTACGGGGTGGCGGCGACGCTCTATCTGGCATGGCTGGCCAGCACGGTGGCCGGCACGCTGGCCGGCGCCCTGATCGCCGATCCCACCGCCTGGGGACTGGATTTCACCTTCATCGCCGTCTTCCTCTGCCTGCTTGCCGGATTCTGGCGCGGCGTGGGTTCGCTGCCGCCCTGGCTGGCGAGTGCCGCCGCCGCGCTGGCCGTCCATGCGCTGTCGCCCGGCGGGACCTGGCACATCATCGCCGGTGCGCTGGCGGGCGGCGCCGTTGCCGCCGCTCAAGCCAGGTGGCCGGGGAGGGCGCCCGATGCTTGA
- a CDS encoding AraC family transcriptional regulator produces the protein MDQQSALLETPAVRGDFARLWREARFDGMECLNARFQRHSYAPHTHETYVVGVITAGTELYRCRGAERAARAGQVVVLDPEILHDGRPAEDGYAYRMFYPSVALFGQAMADALGRSVTPHFAATELDDPELFQLLRGLHHGLEGPHREPLRTDTDALRAFTALALRHGDLTARPREAGREPAAVRRAREYLDAHLDSPVELADLAAAAGLSRFHLLRVFRAAVGTTPHGYLTDRRVAQAKRMLIGPLALADVALACGFCDQAHFNRVFKGRVGVSPGQYRRGSNPIQDGAAAAA, from the coding sequence ATGGACCAGCAATCCGCACTGTTGGAGACTCCGGCGGTCCGCGGCGACTTCGCCCGGCTGTGGCGGGAAGCGCGCTTTGACGGCATGGAATGCCTGAACGCCCGCTTCCAGCGCCACAGCTACGCGCCGCACACGCATGAGACCTATGTGGTCGGCGTCATCACCGCCGGGACCGAGCTGTACCGCTGCCGCGGTGCCGAGCGGGCGGCGCGGGCCGGGCAGGTCGTGGTTCTGGACCCGGAGATTCTGCACGACGGCCGCCCGGCCGAGGACGGCTATGCCTACCGCATGTTCTATCCATCGGTGGCCCTGTTCGGGCAAGCGATGGCCGACGCGCTCGGCCGGTCGGTCACGCCGCATTTCGCCGCGACCGAACTCGACGACCCCGAGCTGTTCCAGCTGTTGCGCGGCCTGCACCATGGGCTGGAGGGGCCGCATCGCGAACCCTTGCGCACCGACACCGATGCTCTGCGCGCCTTCACCGCGCTGGCCCTGCGCCACGGCGACCTGACCGCCCGCCCGCGCGAGGCGGGGCGGGAACCGGCCGCCGTTCGCCGCGCGCGGGAGTATCTGGACGCCCATCTCGACAGCCCGGTTGAACTGGCCGATCTGGCGGCGGCGGCGGGGCTCAGCCGCTTCCATCTGCTGCGCGTCTTCCGCGCGGCGGTGGGAACGACCCCGCACGGCTATCTGACCGACCGCCGGGTCGCGCAAGCCAAGCGGATGCTGATCGGGCCTCTGGCGCTGGCCGATGTGGCGCTGGCCTGCGGCTTCTGCGATCAGGCGCATTTCAACCGCGTGTTCAAGGGCCGTGTCGGCGTCTCGCCCGGCCAATACCGGCGCGGCAGCAATCCCATCCAAGACGGCGCCGCCGCGGCCGCCTAG
- a CDS encoding DUF4405 domain-containing protein yields the protein MTTIDTPNRTAGKSRVSFSKTMTRDVVTPVTIVTFVVSTVTGIMLLLHWNTGLVRFSHEWLSVLFSAIALWHLVKNWRAFAGYLKRHAAQAAFIASIVVSVVFTGMTGTTGGGGVNPGAVFGALSGATLEAAAPALGLPADKAVEVLKAANIQAAPGETLTVIGERAGRTGAAVASMLAAKRPL from the coding sequence ATGACCACCATCGACACCCCGAACCGGACCGCCGGAAAGAGCCGGGTCTCATTCTCAAAGACCATGACCCGCGACGTGGTTACCCCCGTCACCATCGTCACCTTCGTCGTGTCCACCGTGACCGGCATCATGCTGCTGCTGCACTGGAACACCGGGCTGGTGCGCTTCTCCCACGAATGGTTGAGCGTGCTGTTCTCCGCCATCGCGCTCTGGCATCTGGTGAAGAACTGGCGCGCCTTCGCCGGCTATCTGAAGCGGCACGCCGCCCAAGCCGCCTTCATTGCCAGCATCGTCGTGTCGGTGGTGTTCACCGGCATGACCGGCACCACCGGCGGCGGCGGCGTCAATCCGGGGGCGGTGTTCGGCGCGCTGTCGGGCGCCACGCTCGAAGCGGCGGCGCCGGCGCTGGGGCTGCCCGCCGACAAGGCGGTGGAGGTGCTGAAGGCCGCGAACATCCAGGCCGCACCGGGCGAGACGCTGACCGTCATCGGTGAGCGCGCCGGCAGGACCGGGGCGGCGGTCGCCAGCATGCTGGCCGCCAAACGGCCGCTCTGA
- a CDS encoding DEAD/DEAH box helicase has protein sequence MSLFDALPRGPSGGAAVPFAQEDLTRVFDAKTLQRGRTLMMTGAVTLGPPGGDRIKAEVSDLGRRLGVTVYPVQGKRGIVLDRSCTCGRNACAHMAAAAMLALESRPEWRRASLFDVADVKAPIAPPPPPPPVPAVAPPPPPAPKPPLSLVRAPVPPPIRSVAPPPPAPPAPKPEPVRSLRWTLEPGQGDVACYILAEFVAEGSADSSPATPRDVLAKAPRSLDGDADRAIARLLGGGGTERTPVAKSRGEAVDRLLRRLLSTGRLRWRDGTPLAEAPGRTVRTFRDPATRKLRPTGLPERSVLVKGQSYWCVDSATGTVFPVDLQVVEVPKAKPVPPAPVPPPVPSKATPSRLFGPSRGGVASMPRITAPPPMPAASFRDTGIPGVRSGADAAAAIVERSPRIVARLGRVVTPADGLVDVLRLSFDYGEPGRPVEIEPDDQRQFARYEDEFGDVTFVRRDKADEQAALDRLSGLGFAQARIEPPKGALNARGARVHWLTGRDVEERWQHFLTTEVPALTKAGWVMEVGADFGTKVIEPGAEVEVAVRDAGDGWFDLDVGVEIDGERQPLLPILARLVEKGGLSTTRIIDGRAHIVLDDGNVLALPAERIERLLSVLEAMLDSGRSSGDRLKVPLAEADSLLDIDDLIARRGDETAQIDGYLQRLRADEMPGDMTPPPGFRGELRDYQRSGLAWMQSLRANNVAGILADDMGLGKTAQTLAHIAMEEHEGRLTEPCMVVVPTSLVPNWVAESERFTPHLRVVVLHGIDRHGKLSELDRAHIVVTTYGVVARDIDLLKRLTWHMIVLDEAQAIKNPDGKATRAVAALPARHRLCLSGTPVENNLGELWSQFAFLMPGLLGDRKDFGKRYRVPIEKRGDNTRANLLMRRIRPFLLRRTKEAVAKELPPKTEVVVRIDLDRDQRDLYETIRLSVNETVRAALAASGKGLGQNAIAVIDALLKLRQVCCDPRLLKSLGGAGGGKGRHSAKLAALTEMVKEMVPEGRRILIFSQFTTMLDLIKLELEKAAVPYVELTGRTLDRALPVNRFQNREVPVFLISLKAGGRGLNLTAADTVIHYDPWWNPAAEDQATDRAYRIGQDKPVFVYKLIAANTVEERILDLQRRKGSLSAATIEGKGLVSALDGGDIDYLLGDGEEE, from the coding sequence ATGTCGCTATTCGATGCCCTGCCGCGTGGCCCTTCGGGTGGCGCCGCCGTCCCCTTCGCCCAGGAGGACCTGACGCGCGTCTTCGATGCCAAGACGCTGCAACGCGGCCGCACGCTGATGATGACCGGCGCGGTGACGCTGGGGCCCCCCGGCGGCGACCGGATCAAGGCGGAGGTCAGCGATCTCGGCCGCCGGCTGGGGGTGACGGTGTATCCGGTGCAGGGCAAGCGCGGCATCGTGCTCGACCGCAGCTGCACCTGCGGCCGCAACGCCTGCGCCCACATGGCTGCGGCGGCGATGCTGGCGCTGGAAAGCCGCCCGGAATGGCGCCGCGCCTCACTGTTCGACGTCGCCGACGTCAAGGCGCCGATCGCGCCACCCCCGCCTCCTCCTCCAGTTCCTGCTGTCGCACCCCCGCCTCCTCCCGCACCCAAACCGCCGCTGTCGCTGGTCCGCGCGCCGGTCCCGCCGCCGATCCGCAGCGTGGCGCCGCCTCCGCCCGCGCCGCCCGCGCCGAAGCCGGAGCCGGTGCGCAGCCTGCGCTGGACGCTTGAGCCGGGGCAGGGCGATGTCGCCTGCTACATCCTGGCGGAGTTCGTGGCGGAGGGATCGGCCGACAGCAGCCCCGCCACGCCGCGCGATGTGCTGGCGAAGGCGCCACGTTCGCTCGACGGCGACGCCGACCGTGCCATCGCCCGCCTGCTCGGCGGCGGCGGGACCGAGCGCACGCCCGTCGCCAAGAGCCGGGGGGAGGCGGTGGACCGCCTGCTGCGCCGCCTGCTCTCCACCGGGCGGCTGCGCTGGCGCGACGGCACCCCGCTGGCCGAGGCGCCGGGCCGCACCGTCCGCACCTTCCGCGATCCCGCGACCCGCAAGCTGCGCCCGACCGGCCTGCCCGAACGCAGCGTGCTGGTGAAGGGCCAATCCTACTGGTGCGTCGACAGCGCCACCGGAACCGTCTTCCCGGTCGATCTCCAGGTGGTGGAGGTGCCGAAGGCCAAGCCGGTGCCGCCCGCGCCGGTGCCGCCGCCGGTTCCATCCAAGGCGACGCCGTCCCGTCTGTTCGGCCCGTCGCGCGGCGGGGTCGCGTCGATGCCGCGCATCACCGCACCGCCGCCGATGCCGGCGGCCAGCTTCCGCGACACCGGCATTCCCGGCGTGCGCAGCGGCGCCGACGCCGCCGCGGCCATCGTCGAGAGGTCGCCGCGCATCGTCGCCCGGCTGGGTCGCGTGGTGACGCCGGCCGACGGGCTGGTCGATGTGCTGCGCCTGTCCTTCGACTATGGCGAGCCCGGCCGCCCGGTGGAGATCGAACCCGACGATCAGCGCCAGTTCGCCCGCTACGAGGACGAGTTCGGCGACGTCACCTTCGTCCGCCGCGACAAGGCCGACGAGCAGGCGGCGCTGGACCGGCTGTCCGGCCTCGGCTTCGCCCAGGCGCGGATCGAGCCGCCCAAGGGTGCCCTGAACGCCCGCGGTGCGCGGGTCCACTGGCTGACCGGCCGCGACGTGGAGGAGCGCTGGCAGCATTTCCTCACGACGGAGGTTCCGGCCCTGACCAAGGCCGGCTGGGTCATGGAGGTCGGCGCCGATTTCGGCACCAAGGTGATCGAGCCGGGGGCCGAGGTCGAGGTCGCGGTGCGGGATGCCGGCGACGGCTGGTTCGACCTGGATGTCGGCGTCGAGATCGACGGCGAGCGTCAGCCTCTGCTGCCGATCCTCGCCCGGCTGGTGGAGAAGGGCGGCCTGTCGACCACCCGCATCATCGACGGGCGCGCCCACATCGTTCTCGACGACGGCAACGTCCTGGCCCTGCCGGCCGAGCGCATCGAGCGGCTGCTCAGCGTTCTGGAGGCGATGCTCGACAGCGGGCGCAGCAGCGGCGATCGGCTGAAGGTGCCGCTGGCCGAGGCCGATTCCCTGCTGGACATCGACGACCTGATCGCCCGGCGCGGCGACGAGACGGCGCAGATCGACGGCTATCTCCAGCGCCTGCGCGCCGACGAGATGCCCGGCGACATGACCCCGCCGCCGGGCTTCCGGGGCGAGTTGCGCGACTATCAGCGCTCCGGGCTGGCCTGGATGCAGAGCCTGCGCGCCAACAACGTCGCCGGCATCCTGGCCGACGACATGGGGCTGGGCAAGACCGCCCAGACGCTGGCCCACATCGCCATGGAGGAGCATGAGGGCCGGCTGACCGAGCCTTGCATGGTTGTGGTGCCGACCAGCCTCGTGCCCAACTGGGTGGCGGAATCGGAACGCTTCACCCCGCATCTGCGCGTCGTGGTGCTGCATGGCATCGACCGCCATGGCAAGCTGTCCGAGCTCGACCGCGCCCACATCGTCGTCACCACCTATGGCGTGGTGGCGCGCGACATCGACCTGCTGAAGCGGCTGACCTGGCACATGATCGTCCTGGACGAGGCGCAGGCGATCAAGAACCCCGACGGCAAGGCGACCCGCGCGGTGGCGGCGCTGCCCGCAAGGCACCGGCTCTGCCTGTCGGGCACTCCGGTGGAGAACAATCTGGGCGAGCTGTGGAGCCAGTTCGCCTTCCTGATGCCGGGCCTGCTGGGCGACCGCAAGGATTTCGGCAAGCGTTACCGCGTGCCCATCGAGAAGCGCGGCGACAACACCCGCGCCAACCTGCTGATGCGCCGCATCCGCCCCTTCCTGCTCCGCCGCACCAAGGAGGCGGTGGCGAAGGAGCTGCCGCCGAAGACCGAGGTGGTGGTGCGCATCGACCTCGACCGCGACCAGCGCGACCTGTACGAGACCATCCGCCTGTCGGTGAACGAGACGGTGCGCGCGGCGCTGGCCGCCAGCGGCAAGGGTTTGGGCCAGAACGCCATCGCGGTGATCGACGCGCTGTTGAAGCTGCGTCAGGTCTGCTGCGACCCGCGCCTGCTGAAATCGCTGGGCGGCGCAGGTGGCGGCAAGGGGCGCCACAGCGCCAAGCTGGCCGCCCTGACCGAGATGGTGAAGGAGATGGTGCCGGAAGGCCGCCGCATCCTGATCTTCTCGCAGTTCACCACCATGCTCGACCTGATCAAGCTGGAGCTGGAGAAGGCTGCGGTTCCCTATGTCGAGCTGACCGGCCGCACGCTGGACCGCGCCCTGCCGGTGAACCGCTTCCAGAACCGCGAGGTCCCGGTCTTCCTGATCAGCCTGAAGGCGGGCGGCCGCGGCCTGAACCTGACCGCCGCCGACACGGTGATCCATTACGATCCCTGGTGGAACCCCGCCGCCGAGGATCAGGCGACCGACCGCGCCTATCGCATCGGCCAGGACAAGCCGGTCTTCGTCTACAAGCTGATCGCCGCCAACACGGTGGAGGAGCGCATCCTCGACCTGCAGCGCCGCAAGGGCAGCCTGTCCGCCGCCACCATCGAGGGCAAGGGGCTGGTCAGCGCTCTCGACGGCGGCGACATCGACTATCTGCTGGGCGACGGCGAGGAGGAGTAG